In the genome of Cryptomeria japonica chromosome 8, Sugi_1.0, whole genome shotgun sequence, one region contains:
- the LOC131857633 gene encoding glycine-rich cell wall structural protein 1-like, with the protein MTEEFGALFMAHTMARISDSTKMILAFDDDEDEQSEMEAGYGDDGGDDGGYGKGGGRGRRGDRGGGGGNRRRIGGGDGGRGRRGGRRGDIGRRGDIGLVRQPGGDGGRGGLVLRVGGVGKVGEVLAAVGGTEEFGRPTQRRRLDVLPPSGPRIGTGMGGTVTEVPI; encoded by the coding sequence ATGACGGAGGAGTTTGGAGCGCTCTTTATGGCCCATACCATGGCACGGATATCAGATTCGACAAAGATGATTcttgcctttgatgatgatgaggatgagcaatcAGAGATGGAGGCGGGATACGGGGATGACGGAGGAGATGACGGTGGATATGGGAagggaggtggtagagggagacgGGGAGATAGAGGAGGGGGTGGAGGAAATAGAAGGAGGATTGGAGGGGGGGAtggaggtagagggaggagaggagggaggagaggagatattgGGAGGAGAGGAGATATTGGGTTAGTCAGACAACCAGGTGGTGATGGAGGTAGGGGAGGTTTGGTTCTTAGAGTTGGCGGGGTTGGCAAAGTAGGCGAGGTGCTAGCAGCTGTGGGTGGGACGGAGGAGTTTGGGCGGCCGACCCAAAGGAGGAGATTAGATGTATTACCTCCATCGGGGCCTAGGATAGGGACGGGGATGGGTGGGACCGTGACAGAGGTACCTATTTAG